A genomic segment from Fusarium fujikuroi IMI 58289 draft genome, chromosome FFUJ_chr04 encodes:
- a CDS encoding related to YER185w, Rta1p, producing the protein MSSSGERPIDGYVDPNFPNPDGEWDTPVIIYGYTPAFSLAVFAAAWFALFLVVHLVQTIRFRSWYFITFPIGLLFEIVGYVARSLSAKKDPYHLLYFILNYFFIVTAPVFLAAGVYTILSALIPRLGRRYSFLPPKFILWFFITSDVIATVVQITGAALIGVRQSNRDDPTDANNILLGGLAYQVFSLGVFVILTASFLFRARREVSSRGKKLSLFCVAFGVATIMIYLRTCFRLAETAEGLGGHLYSNEIFFACLEFAPVALAVLLFAIWHPGRCVGKKVRVQDLEKEQARAQDF; encoded by the exons ATGAGCAGCTCTG GAGAACGCCCAATTGATGGCTATGTCGACCCAAACTTTCCCAACCCTGACGGCGAATGGGATACGCCTGTAATCATTTATGGTTACACACCCGCATTCTCTCTCGCCGTTTTCGCAGCAGCCTGGTTCGCCCTCTTCCTCGTTGTTCACCTGGTTCAGACAATCCGCTTTCGCAGCTGGTACTTTATCACATTCCCGATCGGTCTTCTCTTTGAGATCGTGGGCTATGTTGCTCGCTCGCTCTCAGCCAAGAAGGATCCGTACCATCTGCTGTACTTTATCCTCAActacttcttcatcgtcacgGCGCCTGTGTTCCTTGCCGCGGGCGTGTATACTATCCTCTCCGCACTAATTCCCCGGCTCGGAAGACGATATTCATTCTTGCCACCAAAGTTTATTCTTTGGTTCTTCATCACTTCTGATGTTATTGCTACTGTTGTGCAGATCACCGGTGCTGCTCTGATTGGTGTAAGACAGTCGAACCGTGATGATCCAACGGACGCCAATAATATTCTTCTCGGAGGTTTGGCATACCAGGTTTTCTCCCTCGGTGTGTTCGTTATCCTCACGGCTTCATTCCTTTTCCGTGCTCGAAGGGAGGTTAGTTCGCGcggcaagaagctcagctTGTTCTGCGTTGCTTTCGGAGTGGCTACCATTATGATTTATCTTCGAACCTGCTTCCGTCTGGCAGAGACAGCTGAAGGACTTGGGGGACATTTGTATTCGAACGAGATCTTCTTTGCTTGTCTGGAGTTTGCTCCTGTGGCACTGGCTGTCTTGCTCTTTGCTATCTGGCATCCCGGAAGATGTGTCGGCAAGAAGGTCAGGGTGCAGGATTTGGAGAAGGAACAGGCACGAGCCCAGGACTTTTAA